One window of the Hoplias malabaricus isolate fHopMal1 chromosome Y, fHopMal1.hap1, whole genome shotgun sequence genome contains the following:
- the LOC136679104 gene encoding ankyrin repeat domain-containing protein 13A-like isoform X1, giving the protein MLSGTEDSEDFRLKFPLHCLVWENDYRNLENELLMDLPTAHLVSLFRKQHEILHNIEEVDPRGRTPLHLAVSLGHLESVRVLLRHGAQVTKENAKNWTVLQEAVSTGDPEMVQLVLQRRDYLKASTALGGVPELLNKIRESPDFYMEMKWEFTSWIPLVSRVCPSDVCRIWKSGASLRVDATLLGFENMTWIRGRRSYIFKGEDSCAEIMEVNHDEEVVDTDSFDISREMEEVTLDSMQPNEQEVAKRLTTPIINTYLDTKDISFERCKSGIWGWRTDRTEVVNGFEAKVFSVNNVNLVIRTRTEHLTDEEKARIKSERNILESFLGTVEQQISAQGDLTLEYATATNPTAITPEEYFNPEFDLKDRDIGRPIELTIRTQRFKGTLWMSEEHPLSLVEQVTPIIDLMARTSTHFARLRDFITLRFPPGFPVKIEIPLFHVLNARITFGNVNQCSTDEPLDASKMSATPSPITEEAGQSSNASTFQVCPSVFTVPSHYRLRGGNRHSAPRHNISNHDEELLQYAIQQSLLESSSCSPQDSWGDSNGILTQGMVNSLSDATVSEGVPDLDITPTSSGSASSPDSDLRLAMELSAQTQEEEERRRKEEEEELQRILQLSLTEK; this is encoded by the exons ATGTTGAGCGGCACTGAAGATTCTGAGGATTTTAGGTTGAAGTTTCCTTTGCACTGCCTTGTGTGGGAAAATGACTACAGGAACCTGGAAAATGAGCTTCTCATG GATTTGCCTACGGCCCATTTAGTGTCACTATTCAGAAAACAACACGAGATACTA CATAATATCGAGGAAGTGGACCCTAGAGGCCGCACACCTCTGCACCTGGCTGTGTCATTGGGACACCTGGAGTCTGTCAGAGTGCTATTGAGACACGGCGCACAGGTGACCAAAGAAAATGCAAAGAACTGGACTG TCCTCCAGGAGGCAGTGAGTACAGGAGACCCAGAGATGGTGCAGCTGGTTCTGCAGAGACGAGATTACCTCAAAGCCTCCACTGCGCTTGGGGGTGTCCCAGAATTGCTGAACAAGATCCGAGAG TCTCCAGATTTCTACATGGAGATGAAGTGGGAGTTCACCAGTTGGA ttcctCTCGTGTCCCGAGTGTGTCCAAGCGATGTGTGTCGTATCTGGAAAAGTGGAGCCAGTCTCAGAGTGGACGCTACGCTGCTGGGCTTTGAGAACATGACCTGGATCAGAGGGAGACGCAGCTACATCTTCAAAGGAGAGg ACAGCTGTGCGGAAATAATGGAGGTGAACCATGATGAGGAAGTGGTGGACACTGACAGCTTTGATATTTCCAGAGAGATGGAGGAAGTGACATTGGACTCCATGCAGCCGAATGAGCAAGAAGTAGCCAAACGCCTGACTACACCCATCATCAACACCTACTTGGACACCAAGGACATCTCCTTTGAGAG GTGTAAATCTGGAATCTGGGGTTGGAGAACGGACAGAACAGAGGTGGTAAATGGATTTGAAGCAAAG GTCTTCTCAGTAAATAATGTGAACCTTGTGATCCGGACAAGGACGGAGCACCTCACAGACGAAGAGAAGGCTCGAATAAAAA gTGAAAGGAATATCCTGGAATCTTTCCTGGGAACAGTAGAACAGCAGATCAGTGCTCAGGGG GATTTGACTCTGGAGTATGCCACAGCCACAAACCCCACagccatcactccagaggaaTATTTTAATCCAGAATTTGACCTGAAAGACAGAGACATTGGCAGACCTATTGAGCTAACTATCAGAACCCAGAG gttTAAGGGCACACTATGGATGAGTGAAGAGCACCCCCTCTCTTTGGTGGAGCAGGTGACCCCCATCATAGACCTGATGGCCCGAACTAGCACACACTTTGCACGTCTCCGAGATTTCATCACCCTCCGCTTCCCGCCAGGGTTTCCTGTCAAGATCG AAATTCCTCTGTTCCATGTCTTGAACGCCCGCATCACGTTTGGAAATGTTAATCAGTGCAGTACGGACGAGCCTCTGGATGCCAGTAAAATGTCTGCTACACCATCACCAATCACAGAGGAGGCTGGACAGAGCAGCAACGCCTCAA cTTTCCAGGTGTGTCCATCAGTGTTCACTGTGCCTTCTCACTATCGCCTCCGAGGGGGGAACAGACACAGTGCACCACGGCACAATATCTCCAACCATGATGAAGAACTGCTGCAGTATGCCATACAGCAGAGTCTCTTAGAGTCCAGCAGCTGTAGCCCACAG GACTCTTGGGGTGACTCCAATGGAATTCTGACACAAGGAATGGTGAACAGCCTCAGTGACGc GACCGTCTCAGAAGGTGTCCCGGACCTGGACATCACACCCACAAGCTCAGGCTCTGCCTCCAGCCCAGACTCTGACCTTCGTTTGGCCATGGAGCTATCAGCTCAAacccaggaggaggaggagaggaggcggaaagaagaggaagaggagctcCAGAGGATCCTACAGCTTTCTCTtacagagaaatga
- the LOC136679104 gene encoding ankyrin repeat domain-containing protein 13A-like isoform X2 produces the protein MLSGTEDSEDFRLKFPLHCLVWENDYRNLENELLMHNIEEVDPRGRTPLHLAVSLGHLESVRVLLRHGAQVTKENAKNWTVLQEAVSTGDPEMVQLVLQRRDYLKASTALGGVPELLNKIRESPDFYMEMKWEFTSWIPLVSRVCPSDVCRIWKSGASLRVDATLLGFENMTWIRGRRSYIFKGEDSCAEIMEVNHDEEVVDTDSFDISREMEEVTLDSMQPNEQEVAKRLTTPIINTYLDTKDISFERCKSGIWGWRTDRTEVVNGFEAKVFSVNNVNLVIRTRTEHLTDEEKARIKSERNILESFLGTVEQQISAQGDLTLEYATATNPTAITPEEYFNPEFDLKDRDIGRPIELTIRTQRFKGTLWMSEEHPLSLVEQVTPIIDLMARTSTHFARLRDFITLRFPPGFPVKIEIPLFHVLNARITFGNVNQCSTDEPLDASKMSATPSPITEEAGQSSNASTFQVCPSVFTVPSHYRLRGGNRHSAPRHNISNHDEELLQYAIQQSLLESSSCSPQDSWGDSNGILTQGMVNSLSDATVSEGVPDLDITPTSSGSASSPDSDLRLAMELSAQTQEEEERRRKEEEEELQRILQLSLTEK, from the exons ATGTTGAGCGGCACTGAAGATTCTGAGGATTTTAGGTTGAAGTTTCCTTTGCACTGCCTTGTGTGGGAAAATGACTACAGGAACCTGGAAAATGAGCTTCTCATG CATAATATCGAGGAAGTGGACCCTAGAGGCCGCACACCTCTGCACCTGGCTGTGTCATTGGGACACCTGGAGTCTGTCAGAGTGCTATTGAGACACGGCGCACAGGTGACCAAAGAAAATGCAAAGAACTGGACTG TCCTCCAGGAGGCAGTGAGTACAGGAGACCCAGAGATGGTGCAGCTGGTTCTGCAGAGACGAGATTACCTCAAAGCCTCCACTGCGCTTGGGGGTGTCCCAGAATTGCTGAACAAGATCCGAGAG TCTCCAGATTTCTACATGGAGATGAAGTGGGAGTTCACCAGTTGGA ttcctCTCGTGTCCCGAGTGTGTCCAAGCGATGTGTGTCGTATCTGGAAAAGTGGAGCCAGTCTCAGAGTGGACGCTACGCTGCTGGGCTTTGAGAACATGACCTGGATCAGAGGGAGACGCAGCTACATCTTCAAAGGAGAGg ACAGCTGTGCGGAAATAATGGAGGTGAACCATGATGAGGAAGTGGTGGACACTGACAGCTTTGATATTTCCAGAGAGATGGAGGAAGTGACATTGGACTCCATGCAGCCGAATGAGCAAGAAGTAGCCAAACGCCTGACTACACCCATCATCAACACCTACTTGGACACCAAGGACATCTCCTTTGAGAG GTGTAAATCTGGAATCTGGGGTTGGAGAACGGACAGAACAGAGGTGGTAAATGGATTTGAAGCAAAG GTCTTCTCAGTAAATAATGTGAACCTTGTGATCCGGACAAGGACGGAGCACCTCACAGACGAAGAGAAGGCTCGAATAAAAA gTGAAAGGAATATCCTGGAATCTTTCCTGGGAACAGTAGAACAGCAGATCAGTGCTCAGGGG GATTTGACTCTGGAGTATGCCACAGCCACAAACCCCACagccatcactccagaggaaTATTTTAATCCAGAATTTGACCTGAAAGACAGAGACATTGGCAGACCTATTGAGCTAACTATCAGAACCCAGAG gttTAAGGGCACACTATGGATGAGTGAAGAGCACCCCCTCTCTTTGGTGGAGCAGGTGACCCCCATCATAGACCTGATGGCCCGAACTAGCACACACTTTGCACGTCTCCGAGATTTCATCACCCTCCGCTTCCCGCCAGGGTTTCCTGTCAAGATCG AAATTCCTCTGTTCCATGTCTTGAACGCCCGCATCACGTTTGGAAATGTTAATCAGTGCAGTACGGACGAGCCTCTGGATGCCAGTAAAATGTCTGCTACACCATCACCAATCACAGAGGAGGCTGGACAGAGCAGCAACGCCTCAA cTTTCCAGGTGTGTCCATCAGTGTTCACTGTGCCTTCTCACTATCGCCTCCGAGGGGGGAACAGACACAGTGCACCACGGCACAATATCTCCAACCATGATGAAGAACTGCTGCAGTATGCCATACAGCAGAGTCTCTTAGAGTCCAGCAGCTGTAGCCCACAG GACTCTTGGGGTGACTCCAATGGAATTCTGACACAAGGAATGGTGAACAGCCTCAGTGACGc GACCGTCTCAGAAGGTGTCCCGGACCTGGACATCACACCCACAAGCTCAGGCTCTGCCTCCAGCCCAGACTCTGACCTTCGTTTGGCCATGGAGCTATCAGCTCAAacccaggaggaggaggagaggaggcggaaagaagaggaagaggagctcCAGAGGATCCTACAGCTTTCTCTtacagagaaatga